The proteins below are encoded in one region of Phaseolus vulgaris cultivar G19833 chromosome 1, P. vulgaris v2.0, whole genome shotgun sequence:
- the LOC137814665 gene encoding carboxylesterase 15: protein MGSLPHVVEDCLGFLQLFSDGSVFRSNDIDFKISAVQDHSVTFKDYLFNKRFNLSLRFYKPKHVTLNTKNIPIVIFLHGGGFCFGSRTWPHIHNCCTRLASGLQAAVLSPDYRLAPEHRLPSAVEDAVEAVRWLQRQGLRQKEDENGGDEWLSGDVDFDRVFVVGDSSGGNIAHHLAVRLGSGSSEMDPVRVRGYVLFAPFFGGEVRTKSEEGPAEHMLNLELLDRFWRLSMPFGESRDHPLANPFGPGSPNLEEVKLDPILVIVGSNELLKDRAEEYARRLKELGKDIEYLEFEGCEHGFFTHHSYSSKLAEEVIQILKRFMLQTSTLLEPTCLKNING from the exons ATGGGTTCTCTCCCCCACGTAGTAGAGGACTGTTTGGGGTTCCTCCAACTTTTCAGCGACGGTTCTGTTTTCCGTTCCAACGATATAGACTTCAAAATTTCAGCCGTTCAAGATCACTCCGTAACCTTCAAGGACTATCTCTTCAACAAGAGATTCAACCTTTCTCTTCGCTTCTACAAACCCAAACACGTAACACTCAACACCAAGAACATTCCTATTGTCATTTTCCTTCACGGTGGAGGCTTCTGCTTCGGTTCGCGCACGTGGCCCCATATTCACAACTGTTGCACGCGCCTCGCTTCGGGGCTCCAAGCGGCCGTCCTCTCGCCGGACTACCGCCTGGCGCCCGAGCACCGCCTTCCGTCTGCGGTGGAAGACGCGGTGGAGGCGGTGAGGTGGCTCCAGAGGCAGGGACTGAGGCAGAAGGAAGATGAAAACGGTGGGGACGAGTGGTTGAGTGgtgacgttgactttgaccgcGTGTTTGTCGTCGGTGACTCCTCTGGCGGGAACATTGCGCACCACCTCGCGGTTCGGTTGGGGTCCGGTTCGAGTGAGATGGACCCGGTTCGGGTACGAGGTTACGTGTTGTTTGCGCCGTTTTTTGGCGGGGAGGTTCGGACCAAGTCCGAGGAAGGTCCAGCAGAGCACATGTTGAACCTTGAGTTATTGGACAG ATTTTGGAGATTGTCGATGCCTTTTGGAGAATCAAGAGACCACCCATTGGCGAATCCGTTTGGACCAGGAAGCCCAAATCTTGAAGAAGTGAAGCTTGATCCTATTTTGGTGATAGTTGGTAGCAATGAATTGCTTAAGGATAGAGCAGAAGAGTATGCTAGGAGGTTAAAAGAACTGGGCAAAGACATTGAATACCTCGAGTTTGAGGGGTGCGAGCATGGCTTTTTCACGCATCATTCATACTCATCAAAACTTGCAGAAGAGGTCATCCAAATCCTTAAGCGATTCATGCTTCAAACTTCCACTTTATTAGAACCCACATGCCTCAAAAATATCAATGGGTAG
- the LOC137814663 gene encoding D-lactate dehydrogenase [cytochrome], mitochondrial, giving the protein MSNFSSWLFRLRSSSSKFFYRYRTLHNKYAPTVFNNHSTRNASLTSLLPLALALSAGSLALHPHFSPSFCDTERGVNIGGKGSTQFVVKGSHKEFPQELLEELKIICQDNISVDYDERYIHGKPQNSFHKAVNIPDVIVYPRSEEEVSKIVSLCNMHKVPIVPYGGATSIEGHTLSPHGGVCIDMSLMKTVKALHVDDMDVVVEPGIGWMELNEYLEPYGLFFPLDPGPGASIGGMCATRCSGSLAVRYGTMRDNVISLKVVLANGDIVKTASRARKSAAGYDLTRLMIGSEGTLGLITEVTLRLQKIPQHSVVAMCNFPSVKDAADVAIATMRSGVQVSRVELLDEVQVKAINIANGKNLPECPTLMFEFIGTEAYAREQTQIVRKLVSEHNGSDFVFAEEPEAKKELWKVRKEALWACFAMEPNLEAMISDVCVPLSHLGDLISRSKKELDASPLVCTVIAHAGDGNFHTVILFDPSQEEQRREAERLNQFMVYAALSFEGTCTGEHGVGTGKMKYLEEELGVEALRTMKKIKSVLDPNNIMNPGKLIPPHICF; this is encoded by the exons ATGTCAAATTTCTCGTCATGGCTCTTTCGCTTACGTTCTTCTTCCTCCAAGTTCTTCTACCGCTACCGCACTCTCCACAATAAATACGCACCCACCGTCTTCAACAACCATTCTACCAGGAACGCAAGCTTAACCTCTCTGCTTCCTCTCGCTCTCGCTCTTTCCGCTGGATCACTCGCTCTTCATCCACACTTCAGTCCTTCCTTCTGCGACACCGAGAG AGGTGTGAACATTGGGGGCAAAGGTAGCACGCAATTCGTTGTTAAGGGATCACACAAGGAATTTCCGCAGGAGCTTCTTGAGGAGTTGAAAATCATCTGTCAG GATAACATATCTGTTGATTATGACGAAAGATATATCCATGGAAAACCACAAAACAGCTTTCACAAGGCTGTTAATATCCCAGATGTGATTGTTTATCCGAG ATCTGAAGAGGAGGTATCTAAGATTGTCAGTTTATGTAACATGCATAAG GTTCCTATTGTACCATATGGTGGAGCTACATCAATCGAGGGTCACACCTTATCCCCTCATGGAGGGGTTTGCATTGACATGTCATTAATGAAA ACAGTGAAAGCATTACATGTTGATGACATGGATGTTGTTGTTGAGCCTGGCATTGGATGGATGGAGCTTAATGAGTATTTGGAACCTTATGGACTATTTTTTCCACTTGATCCAG GTCCTGGTGCTAGCATTGGAGGCATGTGTGCTACACGTTGCTCTGGTTCATTAGCTGTAAG GTATGGAACTATGCGTGATAATGTCATCAGTCTCAAG GTGGTTCTTGCCAACGGAGACATTGTGAAGACTGCATCACGGGCCAGGAAGAGTGCTGCAGG GTATGACTTGACCCGCTTGATGATTGGAAGTGAAGGAACACTTGGTCTTATAACAGAAGTGACCCTGCGGCTTCAGAAAATTCCTCAGCATTCAGTG GTTGCAATGTGCAATTTTCCTTCTGTGAAGGATGCAGCAGATGTTGCTATTGCCACAATGAGGTCTGGTGTACAG GTGTCAAGGGTAGAGCTATTGGATGAAGTTCAAGTGAAAGCTATCAATATTGCTAATGGGAAAAATTTACCTGAATGTCCAACCTTAATGTTTGAATTTATAGGAACAG AGGCATATGCACGTGAGCAAACTCAAATTGTTCGGAAACTTGTTTCTGAGCACAATGGCTCAGATTTTGTATTTGCAGAAGAACCTGAAGCAAAAAAAGAACTTTGGAAG GTACGGAAAGAGGCACTCTGGGCTTGCTTTGCAATGGAACCTAATCTGGAGGCAATGATTTCA GATGTATGTGTTCCTTTATCTCACCTTGGTGATTTAATTTCAAGGTCTAAAAAGGAGCTGGATGCATCACCACTAGTTTG CACAGTAATTGCTCATGCTGGTGATGGTAATTTCCACACGGTTATTCTATTTGATCCTAGCCAAGAAGAACAGCGGCGGGAGGCAGAGAGACTCAACCAATTTATGGTTTATGCTGCCTTGTCATTCGAAG GAACTTGTACTGGTGAACACGGTGTTGGCACTGGAAAAATGAAG tatcttgaagaagaactcGGAGTGGAAGCATTGAGgacaatgaaaaaaataaaatcagtcCTGGATCCCAACAATATCATGAATCCAGGAAAGCTCATTCCTCCCCATATTTGTTTCTAG
- the LOC137814664 gene encoding probable E3 ubiquitin-protein ligase BAH1-like isoform X1: MKFGCAFREYLQEEREWFLGEKCAHVEYIRLKKVLKSCQKDTSSDKDLLCQCQSCPLCDQQFFSELMKEASDVVGYFSSRVKHLLHLHISPGLHRYVLRLGQCFRSDRQTLTQEGRILIEYIAMNAIAMRKILKKYDKVHSSVNGENFKSRMHAEHIELLHSPWIIELGAFYLNSTELDSCELDGVYGHFSCHLNMNKDVMTLILPDSIKLEYALTCAICLDFVFNPYALSCGHIFCKSCACSAASVMNFQGLKAASPESKCPICREVGVYSKAVRMLELDLLMKRRCKDYWRERLASERVETLKQSKEYWNLQSTYAIGLL; this comes from the exons ATGAAATTCGGGTGTGCATTCAGAGAGTATCTGCAGGAGGAGCGGGAGTGGTTCCTGGGCGAGAAATGTGCTCACGTTGAATATATCCGGTTGAAGAAAGTGTTGAAGAGTTGCCAGAAAGACACCTCTTCCGATAAGGACCTGCTGTGTCAGTGTCAGTCTTGTCCAT TATGTGACCAACAGTTCTTCTCTGAGTTGATGAAGGAAGCATCAGATGTGGTAGGGTACTTTAGTTCAAGAGTTAAGCATCTCCTTCATCTTCACATTTCTCCAGGACTACACAGATATGTATTGCGTTTGGGCCAGTGCTTTAGAAGTGATAGGCAAACACTCACTCAAGAAGGGAGGATTCTAATTGAGTACATTGCAATGAATGCTATTGCAATGAGGAAAATACTTAAGAAATATGATAAA GTACACAGCTCTGTTAATGGGGAGAACTTCAAATCTAGGATGCATGCTGAACACATTGAACTTTTGCACTCTCCTTGGATAATTGAATTGGGTGCTTTTTATCTGAATTCTACTGAACTAGATAGTTGTGAGCTTGATGGAGTCTATGGTCACTTTTCTTGTCATCTAAACATGAATAAAGATGTAATGACATTGATTCTTCCCGATTCTATTAAGCTCGAGTATGCTCTAACTTGTGCAATTTGTCTG GATTTTGTTTTCAACCCTTATGCTTTGAGTTGTGGTCATATCTTCTGTAAGTCATGTGCTTGCTCAGCTGCCTCTGTGATGAATTTTCAAGGCCTTAAAGCAGCCAGTCCAGAGTCGAAGTGTCCTATATGCAGAGAG GTTGGCGTTTATTCTAAGGCTGTGCGTATGCTAGAACTTGATCTACTTATGAAAAGAAG GTGCAAAGATTACTGGAGAGAGAGGCTAGCTAGTGAACGAGTTGAGACATTGAAGCAATCCAAGGAATACTGGAATTTACAGTCCACATATGCAATTGGATTGCTGTAG
- the LOC137814664 gene encoding probable E3 ubiquitin-protein ligase BAH1-like isoform X2, with product MFFLFSEDPRTICDQQFFSELMKEASDVVGYFSSRVKHLLHLHISPGLHRYVLRLGQCFRSDRQTLTQEGRILIEYIAMNAIAMRKILKKYDKVHSSVNGENFKSRMHAEHIELLHSPWIIELGAFYLNSTELDSCELDGVYGHFSCHLNMNKDVMTLILPDSIKLEYALTCAICLDFVFNPYALSCGHIFCKSCACSAASVMNFQGLKAASPESKCPICREVGVYSKAVRMLELDLLMKRRCKDYWRERLASERVETLKQSKEYWNLQSTYAIGLL from the exons atgtttttcctGTTTTCTGAAGATCCAAGAACAA TATGTGACCAACAGTTCTTCTCTGAGTTGATGAAGGAAGCATCAGATGTGGTAGGGTACTTTAGTTCAAGAGTTAAGCATCTCCTTCATCTTCACATTTCTCCAGGACTACACAGATATGTATTGCGTTTGGGCCAGTGCTTTAGAAGTGATAGGCAAACACTCACTCAAGAAGGGAGGATTCTAATTGAGTACATTGCAATGAATGCTATTGCAATGAGGAAAATACTTAAGAAATATGATAAA GTACACAGCTCTGTTAATGGGGAGAACTTCAAATCTAGGATGCATGCTGAACACATTGAACTTTTGCACTCTCCTTGGATAATTGAATTGGGTGCTTTTTATCTGAATTCTACTGAACTAGATAGTTGTGAGCTTGATGGAGTCTATGGTCACTTTTCTTGTCATCTAAACATGAATAAAGATGTAATGACATTGATTCTTCCCGATTCTATTAAGCTCGAGTATGCTCTAACTTGTGCAATTTGTCTG GATTTTGTTTTCAACCCTTATGCTTTGAGTTGTGGTCATATCTTCTGTAAGTCATGTGCTTGCTCAGCTGCCTCTGTGATGAATTTTCAAGGCCTTAAAGCAGCCAGTCCAGAGTCGAAGTGTCCTATATGCAGAGAG GTTGGCGTTTATTCTAAGGCTGTGCGTATGCTAGAACTTGATCTACTTATGAAAAGAAG GTGCAAAGATTACTGGAGAGAGAGGCTAGCTAGTGAACGAGTTGAGACATTGAAGCAATCCAAGGAATACTGGAATTTACAGTCCACATATGCAATTGGATTGCTGTAG
- the LOC137814666 gene encoding uncharacterized protein, with product MVKTKQKRTGKVPSQKSCISSHDPVDSQNCDKEHEDSDWVIVKKQRVTILVPGVPLNERSLTANQGPNHTQLMPPELASNHVQLPMETSTVHLSDNEHEKSILLAVQKETHTDSRAPPILPGPIVVNSPSSDQRTESENLHQMNGLNSHKLLGISNTSKVIKQPRTLLAPRRPFNLEILNKNLRASNLERKLERAGGLSKWLISLGLGQFVRMFQGKSLSKYQLVNLTMKKLKDMGANAVGPRRKLIHAMDCVCQPYCFEAL from the coding sequence ATGGTGAAAACAAAGCAGAAGCGCACAGGAAAAGTTCCTAGTCAAAAAAGCTGCATTTCTTCACATGACCCTGTTGATTCTCAAAACTGTGACAAGGAGCATGAGGATAGTGATTGGGTTATAGTGAAAAAACAGAGAGTAACCATTCTTGTGCCTGGTGTGCCTCTCAACGAGAGATCGTTAACAGCAAACCAAGGACCAAATCACACTCAACTTATGCCTCCTGAATTGGCAAGTAACCATGTGCAGCTTCCCATGGAGACATCTACTGTACATCTTTCTGATAATGAACATGAAAAATCCATTTTATTGGCTGTCCAAAAAGAGACTCATACCGATAGTAGAGCACCTCCTATTTTACCTGGACCAATTGTCGTCAATTCACCATCTTCAGATCAGAGAACAGAATCAGAAAATCTACATCAAATGAATGGTTTGAATTCACATAAACTACTTGGAATTTCCAATACATCTAAAGTTATTAAGCAGCCTAGAACACTACTTGCACCAAGAAGGCCCTTCAACCTggaaattttgaataaaaactTGAGAGCATCAAATTTGGAGAGGAAGCTTGAAAGAGCTGGTGGACTGAGCAAGTGGCTGATATCACTTGGACTGGGGCAGTTTGTGAGAATGTTTCAGGGTAAAAGTCTCAGTAAGTATCAGCTGGTAAATCTAACTATGAAAAAACTCAAGGATATGGGTGCCAATGCAGTGGGACCTCGCAGGAAACTGATCCATGCCATGGACTGTGTTTGTCAGCCATATTGCTTTGAGGCCTTGTAA